The proteins below come from a single Streptococcus porcinus genomic window:
- a CDS encoding PTS sugar transporter subunit IIB, with protein sequence MIKILAACGAGVNSSHQIKEAIERKMLEKGYSVRCDAVMVKDITEEMVSKYDIFTPIAKTDLGFDMPIPTVEAGPILYRIPVMSEPVFAELERVIKDHGLN encoded by the coding sequence ATGATTAAAATTTTAGCTGCATGTGGTGCGGGAGTTAACTCTAGTCATCAAATCAAAGAGGCTATTGAAAGAAAAATGCTAGAAAAAGGTTATAGTGTCCGCTGTGATGCTGTAATGGTCAAAGATATCACTGAAGAAATGGTTTCAAAATATGATATTTTTACACCAATTGCAAAAACAGATCTAGGATTTGATATGCCAATACCAACGGTGGAAGCCGGACCCATTCTCTATCGGATTCCTGTTATGAGTGAGCCAGTCTTTGCAGAATTAGAGCGGGTCATCAAAGACCATGGATTAAACTAG
- a CDS encoding PTS sugar transporter subunit IIA: MSIDIVFTNVTSQDQLFDEVASHLHKLHYVTENYKEALKNREKEFPTGLKIDFKDGSNIRYAAIPHTETKYCLTNKVVYVRNERPLVFKHMIDPSEDCLVRHFFFIINSKNDGQTKILSHLISFFIEKGNMEKLEQCGDDYKVIKNYLLKEGVLTND, translated from the coding sequence ATGTCCATAGACATTGTTTTTACGAATGTAACCTCTCAAGATCAATTATTTGATGAGGTAGCTTCTCATCTCCACAAATTACATTATGTCACGGAGAATTACAAAGAGGCATTAAAAAATAGAGAGAAAGAGTTTCCAACTGGTTTGAAAATTGATTTTAAAGATGGTAGCAACATCCGTTATGCTGCTATACCTCATACCGAGACGAAGTATTGTTTAACCAATAAGGTAGTCTATGTTAGAAACGAAAGACCTCTTGTTTTTAAACACATGATTGACCCTAGTGAGGACTGTTTGGTTCGTCATTTCTTCTTTATTATCAATTCAAAGAATGACGGGCAAACTAAAATTTTGTCACATTTAATTAGTTTCTTTATTGAGAAGGGAAATATGGAGAAACTAGAGCAATGCGGAGACGATTATAAAGTCATCAAAAATTATTTATTAAAAGAAGGAGTACTTACAAATGATTAA
- a CDS encoding DeoR/GlpR family DNA-binding transcription regulator: MLKRERLLNIMDMVNTKGIITVNEIIETLKISDMTARRDLDELENSGKLVRIHGGAQSIAYPTKVEKSNTEKLSVQIREKKEIANTASTLVRDGETIFIGPGTTLEFFAERLVQKQLRIVTNSLPIFTILKNSPKIDLILIGGEYREITGAFVGSLTNQSISSLKFSKCFISCNGIYGKDIATYNEAEGEIQKLALDNSFEKFVLVDSKKFNTYDFSVFYQLDQINQVITDSTISKETIEDYQTFTDIIIAQK, encoded by the coding sequence GTGTTAAAAAGAGAAAGACTCCTAAACATTATGGATATGGTAAACACTAAGGGAATTATAACCGTCAATGAAATCATCGAAACTTTAAAAATTTCTGATATGACTGCTCGTCGTGACTTAGATGAATTAGAAAATTCCGGGAAATTAGTCCGTATCCATGGGGGGGCACAAAGCATTGCTTATCCAACAAAAGTCGAAAAGTCTAATACCGAAAAATTATCAGTGCAAATAAGAGAAAAAAAAGAAATTGCTAACACCGCTAGCACATTGGTTAGAGATGGCGAAACAATTTTTATCGGCCCAGGTACAACTCTTGAATTCTTCGCTGAGCGATTAGTTCAAAAACAACTTCGTATTGTCACCAACAGCCTTCCCATTTTTACTATTCTAAAAAATAGCCCCAAGATTGATTTAATTCTTATCGGGGGTGAGTATAGAGAAATTACAGGTGCTTTTGTCGGTTCACTGACCAATCAGAGCATTTCCTCTCTCAAGTTTTCTAAATGTTTCATCAGTTGTAATGGTATTTATGGCAAAGATATTGCAACTTATAATGAAGCTGAAGGAGAAATTCAAAAATTAGCACTGGATAATTCCTTTGAAAAGTTTGTTTTAGTTGATAGCAAAAAATTTAATACCTACGATTTCTCTGTTTTCTACCAATTAGATCAGATTAACCAAGTTATAACAGATTCTACTATTTCTAAGGAAACTATAGAAGACTACCAAACATTTACAGACATTATCATTGCACAAAAATAA
- a CDS encoding heavy-metal-associated domain-containing protein, whose product MEKTYRISGMKCEGCVKTVTEKLESVRGVQHVDIRLAEGKAVITGNPFTLSLKRALKGSKFTIEKA is encoded by the coding sequence ATGGAAAAGACTTATAGGATAAGTGGTATGAAATGTGAGGGCTGTGTGAAAACTGTAACTGAAAAACTAGAATCAGTAAGAGGGGTTCAACATGTTGATATTCGTCTAGCAGAAGGAAAGGCAGTCATTACAGGAAACCCTTTTACTTTATCACTTAAGCGCGCTTTAAAAGGAAGTAAATTTACAATTGAAAAGGCCTAG
- a CDS encoding heavy metal translocating P-type ATPase, translating into MTKEEVYLIDGMTCASCALTVEKAVQKLPATEKATVNLATEKLTISYQEQTMNAEDITKVIADAGYQASLYRSNQNESLSQRQERQNRKLWKRFLWSALLTLPVLYVAMGSMLGAWLPSSLNPNSQPGNFALLQLLFTLPVLYLARDYYKNGFTSLFRGHPNMDSLVALATSFAFGYSLFATLQIFQGENHYHHSLYFESVLVILTLITLGNFFENKSKSRTSQAIQKLLSLKPNEVRIVKGEKQELVPLAQVSLGDHVMIKPGEKIPVDGRVVSGQSYVDEAMLTGESVASNKQKDSLVYTGTINGHGNLIVEVTKRESESFLAQIISLVETAQGSKAPIAKIADQISGIFVPIVILLAILTGLFWLFIMKEDISFSLTSAIAVLIIACPCALGLATPTAIMVGSGRAAENGILFKEGAHLENLANIRTLVFDKTGTITQGRPQVSQIVLLDQTEKTILQEVASLESLSEHPLSQAILAKAEAEEWALLPVRDFTTISGQGLKGEIKNHTLQVGNRRLMTENGVIFDQPIEEKIKALPPQATIVYVAKDYQLKALILIEDQIKTDSQATIDALKDLGIKLALLTGDQKSTAKAIAQKVGIEEVYSEVLPTQKAAIIESLQANKELVAMVGDGINDAPALAVANLGIAIGSGTDIAIESADIILMHTQLTDLLKAISLSRQTIRVIKENLFWAFIYNILMIPIAMGVLHLFGGPLLNPMLAAMAMSLSSISVVLNALRLKTIKL; encoded by the coding sequence ATGACAAAAGAAGAAGTTTATCTTATTGATGGAATGACTTGCGCCTCTTGTGCCCTAACAGTCGAGAAGGCTGTTCAAAAATTACCAGCCACTGAAAAAGCAACAGTCAATTTAGCAACAGAAAAACTAACAATTTCCTATCAAGAGCAGACTATGAATGCAGAAGATATTACTAAGGTAATAGCTGATGCAGGATATCAGGCCAGTTTATATAGGTCTAACCAAAATGAAAGTCTCAGTCAAAGGCAAGAAAGGCAGAATAGAAAGCTTTGGAAGAGATTTTTATGGTCGGCTCTATTGACCTTGCCAGTTCTTTATGTCGCGATGGGTTCTATGCTAGGAGCTTGGCTTCCTAGTAGCCTAAATCCTAACTCACAACCCGGAAATTTTGCTCTGCTACAATTACTTTTTACCTTACCAGTCCTCTACCTAGCTAGAGACTACTATAAAAATGGTTTTACCTCCTTGTTTAGAGGTCATCCCAATATGGATAGCTTAGTTGCCTTAGCCACCAGTTTTGCTTTTGGCTATAGCTTATTTGCGACTCTTCAAATTTTTCAAGGGGAAAATCACTACCACCATAGTCTTTACTTTGAGTCCGTACTTGTTATTTTAACTTTGATTACCTTGGGTAACTTTTTTGAAAATAAATCAAAAAGTAGAACGTCTCAGGCTATTCAGAAACTGCTCTCTTTAAAACCAAATGAAGTAAGAATAGTCAAGGGTGAAAAGCAAGAATTAGTTCCCCTTGCACAAGTGAGTTTAGGTGACCATGTCATGATTAAACCAGGCGAAAAAATTCCTGTTGATGGACGTGTGGTTTCTGGCCAATCTTATGTCGATGAGGCTATGCTAACAGGTGAGAGTGTGGCAAGTAACAAACAAAAGGATAGTCTTGTCTATACCGGAACCATCAACGGACATGGAAATTTGATTGTAGAAGTTACAAAGCGAGAATCTGAAAGCTTTTTAGCACAAATTATTAGTCTAGTTGAAACTGCACAAGGGAGCAAGGCGCCAATAGCTAAAATTGCCGATCAAATATCAGGTATATTCGTACCCATTGTTATTCTTTTAGCGATACTAACTGGTCTGTTTTGGCTCTTTATCATGAAAGAAGACATTAGCTTTTCTTTGACAAGTGCCATAGCTGTATTGATTATAGCTTGTCCATGTGCTTTGGGGTTAGCAACACCAACAGCTATCATGGTAGGCTCTGGTCGCGCGGCTGAGAATGGGATTCTCTTCAAAGAAGGAGCACACCTCGAAAACTTGGCTAATATCAGAACTTTGGTATTTGACAAAACCGGTACCATTACTCAGGGACGACCACAAGTTAGTCAGATAGTGCTTTTAGATCAAACAGAAAAAACAATTTTGCAAGAAGTTGCTTCATTAGAGTCACTGTCTGAACATCCTTTAAGTCAGGCTATTCTCGCAAAAGCAGAGGCAGAAGAATGGGCTTTATTACCGGTCCGAGACTTTACAACGATTTCTGGCCAGGGTCTTAAAGGGGAAATTAAGAATCATACCCTACAAGTTGGCAATAGAAGATTAATGACTGAAAATGGTGTTATTTTTGATCAACCAATTGAGGAAAAGATTAAAGCCTTGCCACCTCAAGCGACAATTGTTTATGTGGCAAAAGATTATCAACTGAAAGCTCTGATTTTAATCGAAGATCAGATAAAGACAGACAGTCAAGCTACTATTGATGCACTTAAAGATTTAGGAATCAAACTAGCCTTGTTAACAGGAGACCAAAAGTCGACGGCTAAGGCAATTGCCCAAAAAGTAGGGATTGAAGAGGTCTATAGCGAGGTTTTACCCACACAAAAAGCAGCTATTATTGAATCTTTACAAGCTAATAAGGAACTCGTAGCTATGGTTGGGGATGGTATAAATGACGCCCCAGCATTAGCAGTAGCTAATTTAGGGATTGCGATTGGTTCTGGAACAGATATTGCCATTGAATCAGCAGATATTATTTTGATGCATACGCAACTAACAGACTTGCTTAAAGCTATATCATTGAGTCGTCAAACAATTCGAGTGATTAAAGAAAATTTATTTTGGGCTTTCATTTACAATATTTTGATGATACCAATTGCCATGGGAGTTCTCCATTTATTTGGGGGACCGTTACTTAATCCCATGCTTGCTGCTATGGCTATGAGCTTAAGTTCGATTTCTGTTGTTCTGAATGCTCTGCGATTAAAAACAATCAAATTATAA
- a CDS encoding CopY/TcrY family copper transport repressor — MLKISAAEWQVMRIIWANNGIKSSEIIAILKDNSHWSQSTIKTLLGRLIDKGLVKRQREGRAFIYQANIQQTTYQKKMLADDFSRICQKEHPDLLLDLLADMPMTEEVLEAFEKLLKEKSEKLVADIPCNCRLGQCKCHQKVGD, encoded by the coding sequence ATGCTTAAAATTTCAGCCGCTGAATGGCAAGTTATGCGTATTATTTGGGCTAATAATGGCATAAAGAGTTCAGAGATTATAGCTATTCTGAAAGATAATAGTCATTGGTCTCAATCAACAATAAAAACACTCCTAGGAAGGTTGATTGACAAAGGTTTGGTTAAGAGACAAAGAGAAGGTCGTGCATTTATTTATCAAGCAAACATTCAGCAAACGACTTACCAAAAGAAAATGCTAGCTGATGACTTTAGCAGAATTTGTCAAAAAGAACACCCCGATTTATTATTAGATTTACTTGCCGATATGCCCATGACTGAGGAAGTTTTAGAAGCTTTTGAAAAACTTTTAAAAGAAAAGTCAGAAAAACTTGTTGCTGACATTCCTTGTAATTGTCGCCTTGGCCAGTGTAAATGCCACCAGAAAGTAGGTGATTAA
- the rbfA gene encoding 30S ribosome-binding factor RbfA, whose translation MANHRIDRVGMEIKREVNEILQKKVRDPRVEGVTITEVQMLGDLSAAKVYYTVMSDLASDNQKAQIGLEKATGTIKRELGRNLTMYKIPDLIFEKDNSIAYGNKIDQLLRDLDAKSKD comes from the coding sequence ATGGCAAATCATCGAATAGACCGTGTTGGCATGGAAATAAAACGTGAAGTCAATGAGATTTTACAGAAGAAAGTCCGTGATCCTCGAGTAGAGGGAGTAACGATTACAGAAGTACAAATGCTTGGAGATTTATCAGCAGCAAAAGTGTACTATACTGTAATGAGTGATTTAGCTTCCGATAACCAAAAAGCTCAAATTGGACTTGAAAAAGCAACTGGGACTATTAAGCGTGAGTTAGGTCGTAACTTAACGATGTATAAAATTCCAGATCTCATTTTCGAAAAAGATAATTCCATTGCTTATGGTAATAAAATTGATCAACTCCTTAGGGATTTAGATGCTAAATCTAAGGATTAG
- the infB gene encoding translation initiation factor IF-2, producing MSKKRLHEIAKEIGKTSKEVVEKAKELGLDVKSHASSVDESTASKIASSFAGTSQTATQSVTKEEVKTDSRPAQIQKSEEKVVATTSKSEEVGSSAPVNPAHARPKSRNFKAEREARAKEEAARQQEGKQNRSNDRHSNNRNKGQQNDRFASKGQQQNRERRFEGKPNQSGNQQDNRQFGNRDNNRPTTTPNRSNNRFKDNRQQQNNRVQQQAPAPKIDFKARAAALKAEQNAEYTKQRENQFRAQEEAKKQARIAQEEARRLAEKEAEAAAKKAAEQSKGTAADRVTPEVLATTPKPVDKRRKKGRLEKVNDTDQGYDNGPKQNKKSWNNQNQVRNQRNSNWNKKPKKGKNNRNNSVASKPVTERKFHELPKEFEYTEGMTVADIAKRIKREPAEIVKKLFMMGVMATQNQSLDGDTIELLMVDYGIEAKAKVEIDDADIERFFEDDSYLNPENLVERAPVVTIMGHVDHGKTTLLDTLRNSRVATGEAGGITQHIGAYQIEEAGKKITFLDTPGHAAFTSMRARGASVTDITILIVAADDGVMPQTVEAINHSKAAQVPIIVAINKIDKPGANPERVIAELAEYGIISTAWGGDCEFVEISAKFNKNIDVLLETILLVAEVEELKADPTVRAIGTVIEARLDKGKGAVATLLVQQGTLHVQDPIVIGNTFGRVRAMANDLGRRVKSALPSTPVSITGLNETPMAGDHFAVYEDEKAARAAGEERAKRALLKQRQNTQRVSLDNLFDTLKAGEIKTVNVIIKADVQGSVEALAASLLKIEVEGVRVNVVHSAVGAINESDVTLAEASNAVIIGFNVRPTPQARQQAESDEVEIRLHSIIYKVIEEVEEAMKGKLDPVFKEKILGEAIVRETFKVSKVGTIGGFMVINGKITRDSSVRVIRDSVVVFDGKIASLKHYKDDVKEVGNAQEGGLMIENYNDLQVDDTLEAYIMEEIVRK from the coding sequence TTGTCAAAGAAAAGATTACATGAAATTGCCAAAGAGATTGGTAAAACAAGTAAAGAAGTTGTTGAAAAAGCAAAAGAGCTTGGATTAGATGTCAAAAGCCACGCTTCTAGTGTCGATGAATCAACAGCAAGTAAAATTGCTTCAAGTTTTGCAGGTACATCCCAAACGGCCACACAGTCAGTAACCAAAGAAGAAGTAAAAACAGACTCAAGGCCGGCTCAAATACAAAAATCTGAAGAGAAAGTAGTCGCTACGACCTCTAAGAGTGAAGAAGTTGGGTCAAGTGCACCTGTTAATCCTGCTCATGCAAGGCCAAAAAGTCGTAACTTTAAGGCTGAGCGTGAGGCTAGAGCAAAAGAAGAGGCTGCGCGTCAACAAGAAGGAAAACAGAATCGTTCTAATGATCGCCATTCTAACAATCGCAACAAAGGTCAGCAAAATGATCGATTTGCTAGTAAAGGTCAACAGCAGAACAGAGAACGTCGATTTGAAGGTAAACCAAATCAATCTGGAAATCAACAAGATAACCGTCAATTTGGCAACCGTGACAATAATCGTCCGACAACAACACCTAATCGCTCCAATAATCGTTTTAAAGATAATAGGCAGCAACAAAATAATCGGGTTCAACAACAGGCACCGGCTCCTAAAATTGATTTTAAAGCACGAGCAGCTGCTCTAAAGGCTGAACAAAATGCTGAGTATACCAAGCAGCGTGAAAATCAATTTCGTGCTCAAGAAGAAGCCAAAAAACAAGCTCGAATTGCTCAAGAAGAAGCACGTCGCTTAGCTGAAAAGGAAGCCGAAGCAGCTGCAAAAAAAGCAGCTGAGCAATCTAAAGGAACAGCAGCTGATAGAGTTACACCTGAGGTCCTAGCTACTACTCCTAAGCCTGTTGACAAACGTCGTAAAAAGGGACGTCTTGAAAAAGTCAATGACACTGATCAAGGTTATGACAATGGACCAAAACAAAATAAAAAGAGTTGGAATAATCAGAACCAAGTGAGAAATCAAAGAAATAGTAACTGGAACAAAAAACCTAAAAAAGGCAAAAATAACAGGAATAATAGTGTCGCTTCAAAACCAGTAACTGAGCGTAAATTCCATGAATTACCAAAAGAATTTGAATATACTGAGGGTATGACAGTTGCCGATATAGCAAAACGAATTAAACGTGAACCAGCAGAAATCGTTAAAAAACTGTTTATGATGGGGGTAATGGCAACCCAAAATCAATCTCTAGATGGCGATACCATTGAATTATTAATGGTTGATTATGGGATTGAAGCAAAAGCAAAAGTTGAGATTGATGATGCTGATATCGAACGTTTCTTTGAGGACGACTCTTACCTTAATCCAGAAAATCTTGTTGAACGGGCACCAGTTGTAACCATCATGGGGCACGTTGACCATGGTAAAACAACCTTATTGGATACTTTGCGTAATTCACGGGTAGCTACTGGGGAAGCAGGGGGGATTACTCAACATATAGGAGCCTATCAAATCGAAGAAGCTGGTAAGAAAATTACCTTCTTGGATACACCTGGACATGCTGCCTTCACTAGTATGCGTGCACGTGGGGCATCAGTTACTGACATCACTATCTTAATTGTCGCGGCAGATGATGGCGTTATGCCACAAACAGTCGAAGCAATTAACCACTCTAAAGCTGCACAAGTTCCGATTATTGTTGCTATCAACAAAATTGATAAACCGGGTGCTAACCCAGAGCGCGTGATTGCTGAGCTGGCTGAATACGGTATTATTTCCACAGCCTGGGGCGGTGACTGTGAATTTGTTGAGATTTCAGCTAAATTCAATAAGAACATTGATGTTTTACTAGAAACAATTCTTTTAGTTGCTGAAGTAGAAGAGCTGAAGGCAGATCCAACAGTAAGAGCTATTGGTACCGTTATTGAAGCAAGGCTTGATAAAGGAAAAGGTGCTGTAGCAACCCTTCTTGTTCAACAAGGGACACTACACGTTCAAGATCCAATCGTTATTGGTAACACCTTTGGTCGTGTCCGTGCTATGGCAAATGATCTCGGTCGTCGTGTAAAATCAGCCCTTCCATCAACGCCTGTTTCTATCACAGGTTTAAATGAAACACCTATGGCTGGCGATCATTTTGCTGTCTATGAAGATGAAAAAGCAGCTCGAGCAGCAGGTGAAGAGCGTGCCAAACGTGCTCTTCTTAAACAACGCCAAAATACGCAACGTGTCAGTCTTGATAATCTGTTTGATACTCTTAAAGCAGGTGAAATTAAGACAGTTAACGTAATTATTAAAGCAGATGTTCAAGGTTCAGTAGAAGCCTTAGCAGCTTCACTCCTCAAAATAGAGGTTGAAGGTGTTCGTGTTAATGTTGTTCATTCGGCTGTAGGCGCGATCAATGAATCAGACGTTACATTAGCTGAAGCTTCAAATGCTGTTATTATTGGTTTCAATGTCCGCCCTACTCCACAAGCACGTCAACAAGCTGAATCTGATGAAGTTGAAATTCGTCTTCATAGCATTATCTACAAAGTTATTGAAGAAGTAGAAGAAGCGATGAAAGGTAAACTAGATCCAGTCTTCAAAGAAAAAATTCTTGGGGAAGCTATTGTTCGTGAAACCTTTAAGGTATCTAAAGTTGGAACAATTGGTGGATTCATGGTTATTAATGGTAAGATAACACGCGACTCTAGTGTTCGTGTTATCCGTGATAGCGTGGTTGTTTTCGATGGCAAAATTGCTAGCTTGAAACATTATAAGGATGATGTTAAAGAAGTTGGTAATGCTCAAGAAGGTGGGTTAATGATTGAAAATTATAACGACCTCCAAGTTGATGACACACTTGAAGCTTATATCATGGAAGAAATTGTTAGAAAGTAA
- a CDS encoding YlxQ-related RNA-binding protein, which yields MNNLERLANLIGLAQRAGKVVSGEELVVKAIQNQNVQLIFLANDAGPNVTKKITDKSKYYNVEVSTVLNALELSSALGKARKVVAIADAGFSKKMRTLME from the coding sequence TTGAATAATTTAGAAAGACTGGCTAATCTCATTGGTCTAGCACAGCGAGCGGGAAAAGTTGTTTCTGGGGAAGAATTGGTTGTTAAAGCCATTCAAAATCAAAACGTTCAGCTTATTTTTCTAGCAAACGATGCAGGACCAAATGTAACTAAAAAGATTACAGATAAAAGTAAGTATTATAATGTAGAAGTCTCCACAGTGTTAAATGCACTGGAATTAAGTTCTGCTCTTGGTAAAGCGCGAAAAGTGGTTGCCATAGCGGATGCTGGATTTTCAAAGAAAATGAGGACTCTTATGGAATAG
- the rnpM gene encoding RNase P modulator RnpM has protein sequence MPKVKKIPLRKSLVSGEIIDKRDLLRVVKTKEGDIFIDPTGKKNGRGAYIKLDNQEAIMAKKKQVFNRSFAVDVPESFYDELIAYVEHKVKRRELGLE, from the coding sequence ATGCCTAAAGTAAAAAAAATACCTTTACGTAAGTCATTAGTTTCGGGCGAAATTATTGATAAAAGAGATTTGCTTCGTGTTGTAAAAACCAAGGAAGGTGACATTTTTATAGATCCAACAGGTAAGAAAAATGGTCGCGGAGCCTATATTAAGCTTGATAATCAGGAAGCAATTATGGCAAAAAAGAAACAAGTTTTTAATCGTAGTTTTGCCGTTGATGTACCTGAAAGTTTTTATGATGAATTGATAGCTTATGTGGAACACAAAGTTAAAAGAAGAGAGTTAGGCCTTGAATAA
- the nusA gene encoding transcription termination factor NusA produces MSKEMLEAFRILEEEKHINKDDIIEAVTESLKSAYKRRYGQSESCVIEFNEKTGDFQVFSVREVVEEVFDSRLEISLSDALAISSAYELGDKIRFEESVAEFGRVAAQSAKQTIMEKMRRQMREITYNEYKEHEGEIMTGTVERFDQRFIYVNLGSLEAQLSHQDQIPGETFKSHDRIEVYVYKVENNPKGVNVFVSRSHPEFIKRIMEQEIPEVFDGTVEIMSVSREAGDRTKVAVRSHNPNVDAIGTIVGRGGSNIKKVISKFHPKRYDVKTGIEIPVEENIDVIQWVDDPAEFIYNAIAPAEVDMVLFDEIDSKRATVVVPDSKLSLAIGRRGQNVRLAAHLTGYRIDIKSASEYEALEAEQEQINTPEEVDQYSTTTEEE; encoded by the coding sequence ATGAGCAAAGAAATGCTAGAAGCCTTCCGTATTTTGGAAGAAGAAAAACACATTAACAAGGACGATATTATTGAAGCCGTTACGGAATCTTTAAAATCTGCTTATAAGAGACGTTATGGTCAATCAGAGTCGTGTGTGATTGAGTTTAATGAAAAAACAGGCGACTTTCAGGTTTTTTCAGTCCGTGAAGTTGTCGAAGAAGTTTTTGATAGTCGTTTAGAAATTAGCTTAAGTGATGCATTAGCTATCAGTTCCGCATATGAATTAGGAGATAAAATTCGTTTTGAAGAATCGGTAGCTGAATTTGGTCGTGTTGCAGCACAATCTGCTAAGCAAACGATTATGGAAAAAATGCGTCGCCAAATGCGTGAAATCACCTACAATGAATATAAAGAGCATGAAGGTGAAATCATGACAGGGACAGTTGAACGTTTTGATCAACGCTTCATTTATGTGAATTTAGGTTCGCTTGAAGCACAGCTATCACACCAAGACCAAATTCCAGGAGAAACTTTCAAATCTCATGACCGTATTGAAGTCTATGTCTACAAAGTTGAAAATAATCCAAAAGGTGTTAATGTTTTCGTAAGTAGGAGCCACCCAGAATTTATCAAACGCATCATGGAACAAGAAATTCCAGAAGTATTTGATGGTACTGTTGAGATCATGAGCGTCTCACGTGAAGCTGGTGATCGGACAAAGGTAGCTGTAAGAAGTCATAATCCAAATGTTGACGCTATCGGAACCATTGTAGGTCGTGGTGGAAGTAACATCAAAAAAGTTATTAGTAAATTTCATCCGAAACGTTACGATGTTAAGACAGGAATTGAAATTCCAGTAGAAGAAAACATTGATGTGATTCAATGGGTAGACGATCCAGCTGAATTTATTTATAATGCGATTGCTCCCGCTGAGGTTGATATGGTTCTTTTTGATGAAATAGATAGCAAGCGTGCAACAGTTGTTGTACCTGATAGTAAATTATCTCTTGCAATTGGTCGTCGGGGTCAAAATGTTCGTTTAGCAGCCCATTTAACGGGTTATCGTATTGATATTAAATCGGCTAGTGAATATGAGGCACTAGAAGCTGAACAGGAGCAGATCAATACCCCAGAAGAAGTAGATCAATATTCAACAACGACTGAGGAAGAATAA
- the rimP gene encoding ribosome maturation factor RimP, translating into MVKEGIVIANQHIIDTVTETVSPVIKSPFELVDVEYEKMGSDHILSILVDKEGGITVEDTTELTEIISPLLDQISPDPFPDQYMLEVSSPGLERPLKTKEAIEKAVGSYVNVSLYKAIDKVKVFQGDLVSFDGETLTIDYLDKTRHKVVDIPYQTVAKARLAVRL; encoded by the coding sequence ATAGTAAAGGAGGGCATTGTTATCGCTAATCAACATATTATCGATACTGTTACGGAGACAGTATCGCCAGTTATCAAGTCGCCGTTTGAACTTGTTGATGTGGAATATGAAAAAATGGGGAGTGACCATATCTTAAGCATTCTGGTTGACAAAGAAGGTGGTATTACGGTTGAAGATACTACTGAGTTGACGGAGATTATTAGTCCGCTTTTAGATCAGATTTCTCCGGATCCCTTTCCAGACCAGTATATGTTAGAGGTATCTAGTCCTGGGTTGGAGAGACCACTCAAGACCAAGGAAGCTATTGAAAAGGCAGTCGGTTCCTATGTGAATGTTAGCCTTTATAAAGCTATTGATAAAGTCAAGGTTTTTCAAGGAGATTTGGTATCTTTTGACGGGGAAACCTTAACGATTGATTATTTAGATAAAACTCGTCACAAAGTAGTAGATATCCCATACCAGACAGTTGCTAAAGCACGTTTGGCAGTTAGACTCTAA